A genomic window from Halomonas sp. LR3S48 includes:
- a CDS encoding GlcG/HbpS family heme-binding protein has product MAGKVFRSQFQLGRSQARAILDGAFAKARDASMEPLTVVVLDGGGHVVAAEREDGCAPLRFPVAQGKAFAALGNGASSGVVGARNAERPAFLASVAAASGGHFVPVPGGVLILDDESRVVGAVGASGASSDEDEAAAIAGIEAAGLAWGLEPV; this is encoded by the coding sequence ATGGCCGGCAAAGTCTTCCGCAGTCAGTTTCAGCTTGGTCGCTCCCAGGCCAGGGCCATTCTCGACGGGGCTTTCGCCAAGGCGCGCGATGCCTCGATGGAGCCTTTAACCGTAGTCGTGCTCGACGGCGGCGGACACGTCGTCGCTGCCGAGCGCGAGGACGGCTGTGCCCCACTGCGCTTTCCGGTAGCGCAGGGCAAGGCCTTCGCCGCCCTGGGAAATGGCGCATCGAGCGGCGTGGTCGGAGCCCGCAATGCCGAACGTCCGGCCTTCCTCGCCAGCGTGGCCGCTGCCTCGGGTGGGCACTTCGTCCCTGTTCCCGGAGGTGTACTGATCCTGGATGACGAGTCCCGTGTGGTCGGCGCCGTGGGTGCCAGTGGTGCATCCTCGGACGAGGACGAGGCCGCCGCGATTGCCGGTATCGAGGCCGCGGGACTGGCCTGGGGGTTAGAACCCGTTTGA
- a CDS encoding GntR family transcriptional regulator: MSKIQHRSLYLEVADRVRELIEQGDLAPGERISEKQLCERFGVSRTPLREALKVLASEGLIELLPNRGARVMRLTLKMVKDTYDLMGALEGLSGELACQNISDEEIKAIRALHDEMLRHYRDRNMPEYFRINRKIHEGILDASANEVLQEMYSNLSQRVKRVRYSKKMTDDFWHRAVQDHEHMILALEARDGKRLGQILRDHLCNKLEVASLAGVVEDEGALNAANA; the protein is encoded by the coding sequence ATGAGTAAAATCCAGCATCGCAGCCTTTATCTGGAAGTGGCCGACCGCGTCCGGGAACTCATCGAGCAGGGAGATCTCGCACCGGGTGAGCGAATATCGGAGAAGCAGCTCTGCGAGCGCTTCGGGGTGTCCCGCACGCCGCTACGGGAGGCGCTGAAGGTTCTCGCCTCCGAGGGCCTGATCGAGCTGCTGCCCAACCGCGGGGCCAGGGTCATGCGCCTGACGCTGAAGATGGTGAAGGATACCTACGATCTGATGGGAGCCCTCGAGGGGCTGTCCGGCGAACTCGCCTGTCAGAACATCAGCGACGAGGAAATCAAGGCCATTCGTGCACTGCATGACGAAATGCTGCGGCACTACCGCGACCGCAACATGCCGGAGTACTTCCGAATCAACCGGAAGATTCACGAGGGAATCCTGGACGCCTCGGCAAACGAGGTGCTGCAAGAGATGTACAGCAACCTCAGCCAACGCGTGAAGCGGGTCCGCTACTCCAAAAAGATGACCGACGATTTCTGGCACAGGGCCGTGCAGGACCACGAGCACATGATCCTTGCCCTCGAAGCGCGTGATGGGAAACGACTGGGGCAGATTCTCCGCGACCATCTTTGCAATAAACTCGAAGTCGCTTCGCTCGCCGGCGTGGTCGAGGATGAAGGTGCGCTCAATGCCGCCAACGCCTGA
- the glcC gene encoding transcriptional regulator GlcC encodes MFEDSERLSPTRTPDAVAARLEELILDGVFRPGQLLPSERRLCERLGVSRTSLREGLRVLRSKGIIVTRQGRGSVVAELVAGRDDSPLMHLFRDHPRTLFDLLEVRSLLEGESASLAAERATPADRVLIQRRYEAMTAYVENSGNIDVEQLAHLDHAFHLAICQASHNPVLVHTLQSLTDLLLSSVFASVKNLYHREAPRQMINRQHARLYRAVMEGKPQAARRAALDHLSGIEQQLRGIETEDRRLERSAMRLGVWE; translated from the coding sequence ATGTTTGAAGATAGCGAACGGCTCTCGCCCACGCGCACGCCCGATGCGGTAGCGGCGCGCCTGGAGGAGCTGATACTCGACGGCGTGTTTCGCCCCGGGCAGTTGCTGCCTTCCGAGCGACGCCTGTGCGAGCGTCTCGGCGTTTCGCGGACCTCGCTGCGAGAGGGCCTGCGGGTGCTGCGCAGCAAAGGCATCATCGTGACACGGCAGGGGCGGGGCTCGGTGGTGGCGGAGCTGGTGGCGGGACGCGACGACAGCCCGCTGATGCACCTGTTTCGCGACCATCCGCGGACCCTTTTCGATTTGCTCGAGGTACGCTCATTGCTTGAGGGAGAATCGGCCAGTCTGGCGGCGGAGCGCGCCACGCCGGCCGACCGGGTCTTGATCCAGCGCCGCTACGAGGCCATGACGGCGTATGTGGAGAACAGCGGGAACATCGACGTGGAGCAACTGGCGCACCTCGATCATGCCTTCCATCTGGCCATCTGCCAGGCTTCACACAACCCGGTGCTGGTGCATACGCTGCAGTCGCTCACCGACCTGTTGTTGAGTTCCGTATTCGCCTCGGTGAAGAACCTTTATCACCGTGAGGCGCCAAGACAGATGATCAACCGTCAGCATGCACGGCTATATCGTGCGGTGATGGAGGGCAAACCCCAGGCCGCCCGACGTGCCGCGCTCGACCATCTCTCGGGTATCGAGCAGCAGCTGCGCGGGATCGAGACGGAGGATCGGCGACTGGAGCGCTCGGCCATGCGGCTCGGAGTATGGGAATAG
- the glcD gene encoding glycolate oxidase subunit GlcD, whose translation MNILFDERLDGPAPELDRAAIRDTLRQAIPGMTLLHREEDMRPFECDGLSVYRTLPLLVALPDSMAQVERLLKECHRLGVPVVTRGAGTGLSAGALPLTHGVLLVMSRFSRIIEIDPEARTARVEPGVRNLAISEAASPYGLYYAPDPSSQIACSIGGNVAENAGGVHCLKYGLTVHNVIKVEVLTIEGERMTLGSDALDAPGFDLLALFNGSEGMLGVVTEITVKLLPKPEIAKVLMASFDDVEKAGNAVGAIIEAGIIPGGLEMMDKLAIVAAEDFIGAGYPVDAEAILLCELDGVEADVDDDCETVRQVLEEAGATGIRQARDDAERAKFWAGRKNAFPAVGRMSPDYYCMDGTIPRRELARVLKGISDLSERYGLKVANVFHAGDGNMHPLILFDANREGELAVAEALGGEILELCVRVGGTITGEHGVGREKINQMCAQFRPDELATFRAAKAAFDPRELLNPGKNIPTPARCSEFHTIKSAADDTASTAAQGGLE comes from the coding sequence ATGAACATCCTCTTCGATGAACGACTCGACGGTCCGGCTCCGGAGCTGGACCGGGCTGCCATCCGCGACACGCTCCGCCAGGCCATTCCGGGCATGACCCTGCTGCACCGCGAGGAGGACATGCGTCCCTTCGAGTGCGACGGCCTCTCTGTCTACCGCACCCTGCCGTTGCTGGTGGCGCTGCCCGACTCCATGGCTCAGGTCGAACGGCTGCTCAAGGAGTGCCATCGCCTCGGCGTACCGGTGGTGACCCGCGGAGCCGGCACCGGCCTCTCGGCCGGCGCACTGCCGCTTACGCATGGGGTTCTCCTGGTGATGTCGCGCTTCTCGCGCATCATCGAGATCGACCCCGAGGCGCGTACCGCCCGGGTCGAACCCGGAGTGCGCAACCTGGCCATCTCGGAAGCCGCCTCGCCCTATGGGCTCTACTACGCGCCGGACCCTTCGTCGCAGATCGCCTGCTCGATCGGCGGCAACGTGGCCGAAAATGCCGGCGGCGTGCACTGTCTCAAGTACGGCCTGACGGTGCACAACGTGATCAAGGTGGAAGTCCTTACCATCGAGGGCGAACGCATGACGCTGGGCAGCGACGCCCTCGACGCCCCCGGCTTCGACCTGCTGGCACTGTTCAACGGCTCCGAAGGCATGCTCGGCGTGGTCACCGAGATCACCGTCAAGCTGCTGCCCAAGCCCGAGATAGCCAAGGTGCTGATGGCCAGCTTCGACGATGTCGAGAAAGCGGGCAACGCGGTGGGCGCCATCATCGAGGCCGGTATCATTCCCGGTGGGCTGGAGATGATGGACAAGCTCGCCATCGTCGCCGCCGAGGATTTCATCGGCGCCGGCTACCCAGTGGACGCCGAGGCGATCCTGCTGTGCGAGCTCGACGGCGTCGAGGCCGACGTCGACGACGACTGCGAGACCGTGCGCCAGGTGCTGGAAGAGGCCGGCGCCACCGGCATCCGCCAGGCCCGCGACGACGCCGAGCGCGCCAAATTCTGGGCCGGCCGCAAGAACGCCTTCCCCGCGGTGGGCCGCATGTCGCCCGATTACTACTGCATGGACGGCACTATTCCGCGGCGCGAACTGGCGCGGGTGCTCAAGGGCATCAGCGACCTCTCCGAGCGCTATGGCCTGAAGGTGGCCAACGTCTTCCACGCTGGCGACGGCAACATGCACCCGCTGATCCTGTTCGATGCCAACCGTGAAGGCGAACTGGCCGTGGCCGAGGCGCTGGGCGGCGAGATCCTCGAGCTGTGCGTCCGCGTGGGCGGCACTATCACCGGCGAGCACGGTGTCGGCCGCGAGAAGATCAATCAGATGTGCGCCCAGTTCCGTCCTGACGAGCTGGCCACCTTCCGCGCCGCCAAGGCCGCCTTCGACCCCCGCGAGTTGCTCAACCCGGGCAAGAACATCCCCACCCCGGCGCGCTGCTCGGAGTTCCATACCATCAAGAGCGCGGCGGACGATACCGCCTCGACCGCAGCGCAGGGTGGGCTGGAGTGA
- the glcE gene encoding glycolate oxidase subunit GlcE produces MANATTLHEHDASEALAERIRQASTDGTPLRIVGGDTRFFYGREVVGSELSTREHCGISFYDPVELVVSVRAGTPLATLEAALAEHGQMLPFEPPRYGEASTVGGMVASGLSGPRRPWAGAVRDFVLGARVINHEGIEQRFGGEVMKNVAGYDLSRLMVGAQGTLGLITEVSFKVLPAPGAVQSLHLELPLDEARQRLAEWGREPLPISAAAWLDGALHLRLEGGPSSVAATRARIGGDELDNAFWPSLRDQQLPFFRAGQAPLWRLSLPHRAPTLDLPGIDERLMIHDWAGAQRWLRTELDADSVRQACQAAAGHATCYGPRPTAIEPFAPLSEVLTKYHRNLKAQLDPKGIFNPGRLYAAF; encoded by the coding sequence ATGGCAAACGCAACGACTCTCCATGAACATGACGCCAGCGAAGCCCTGGCCGAGCGCATCCGCCAGGCCAGCACCGACGGTACACCACTGCGCATCGTCGGCGGTGACACCCGCTTCTTCTATGGTCGCGAGGTGGTGGGCAGCGAGCTCTCGACCCGCGAGCACTGCGGCATCAGCTTCTACGATCCGGTGGAGCTAGTGGTTTCGGTGCGCGCCGGCACGCCGCTAGCCACGCTCGAGGCGGCCCTGGCCGAGCACGGCCAGATGCTGCCCTTCGAGCCGCCCCGCTACGGCGAGGCAAGCACCGTGGGTGGCATGGTCGCCAGCGGTCTCTCCGGGCCGCGGCGACCGTGGGCCGGCGCGGTACGCGACTTCGTGCTCGGTGCCCGGGTGATCAATCACGAAGGCATCGAGCAGCGCTTCGGCGGCGAGGTGATGAAGAATGTGGCCGGCTACGACCTGTCGCGGCTGATGGTCGGGGCCCAAGGTACCCTGGGGCTGATCACCGAGGTCTCGTTCAAGGTGCTGCCGGCCCCGGGTGCCGTCCAAAGCCTGCACCTGGAACTGCCGCTCGACGAGGCCCGCCAGCGCCTGGCCGAATGGGGGCGCGAACCGCTGCCCATCAGCGCCGCCGCCTGGCTCGACGGCGCCCTGCACCTGCGCCTGGAAGGCGGTCCGAGCTCCGTGGCCGCCACCCGCGCGCGCATCGGCGGCGATGAGCTCGACAATGCCTTCTGGCCCTCCCTGCGCGACCAGCAATTGCCATTCTTCCGTGCCGGCCAGGCGCCGCTGTGGCGACTCTCGCTGCCCCACCGCGCGCCGACGCTGGACCTGCCCGGTATCGACGAGAGGCTGATGATTCACGACTGGGCCGGTGCCCAGCGTTGGCTGCGCACCGAGCTGGATGCCGACTCCGTACGCCAGGCGTGCCAAGCCGCCGCCGGCCACGCCACCTGCTACGGGCCGCGCCCGACCGCGATCGAGCCCTTCGCGCCACTATCCGAGGTGCTGACAAAGTACCATCGCAACCTCAAGGCGCAGCTCGACCCCAAGGGAATCTTCAACCCCGGCCGGCTCTACGCGGCGTTCTGA
- the glcF gene encoding glycolate oxidase subunit GlcF, giving the protein MQTHFTEEALKQPHIQEADRVLRSCVHCGFCNATCPTYQLLGDERDGPRGRIYLMKQMLENPDDSENVTEQTRLHLDRCLTCRNCETTCPSGVEYHKLLDIGRAEIERRVPRSAADRAQRYALRKALVEPKRFQALLKLGQIFRPLVPGKLKDKLPPKPVDAGMRPDHTRHARQMLILEGCVQPGLSPNTNAATARVLDRLGIGLTPVSEAGCCGAVDFHLNAQDDGRARARANIDAWWPHIEAGCEAIVQTASGCGAFVKEYAEILEHDPAYAEKAKRVSELAKDLVEVLRDEDLDDLKVDAGRRLAFHCPCTLQHAQRLGGAVEGVLIKLGFTLTPVQDAHLCCGSAGTYSITEPELAMQLRDNKLNALEAGNPETIVTANIGCQTHLNGAGRTPVRHWIEIVDEALPPSAGNA; this is encoded by the coding sequence ATGCAGACGCACTTCACCGAGGAAGCCCTCAAGCAGCCGCACATTCAGGAGGCCGACCGCGTCCTGCGCAGCTGCGTGCACTGCGGCTTCTGCAACGCCACCTGCCCCACTTACCAGCTGCTGGGCGATGAACGCGACGGACCGCGCGGGCGCATCTACCTGATGAAGCAGATGCTCGAGAACCCCGACGACAGCGAGAACGTCACCGAGCAGACCCGCCTGCACCTGGACCGCTGCCTGACCTGCCGCAACTGCGAGACTACCTGCCCTTCCGGCGTGGAGTACCACAAGCTGCTCGATATCGGCCGCGCCGAGATCGAGCGCCGCGTGCCGCGCAGCGCCGCCGACCGCGCCCAGCGCTACGCGCTGCGCAAGGCGCTGGTGGAGCCCAAGCGCTTCCAGGCGCTGCTCAAGCTGGGCCAGATCTTCCGCCCGCTGGTGCCGGGCAAGCTCAAGGACAAGCTGCCGCCCAAGCCGGTGGATGCCGGCATGCGCCCCGACCACACGCGCCACGCGCGGCAGATGCTGATCCTCGAAGGCTGCGTACAGCCGGGGCTCTCACCCAATACCAATGCCGCCACGGCGCGGGTGCTCGACCGCCTGGGCATCGGCCTCACGCCGGTCAGCGAAGCCGGCTGCTGCGGCGCCGTCGACTTTCATCTCAACGCCCAGGACGACGGCCGCGCCCGGGCGCGAGCCAACATCGACGCCTGGTGGCCGCATATCGAGGCCGGCTGTGAGGCGATCGTGCAAACGGCCAGCGGCTGCGGCGCCTTCGTCAAGGAGTACGCCGAGATCCTCGAGCACGACCCAGCCTACGCCGAGAAAGCCAAGCGCGTGAGCGAACTGGCCAAGGATCTGGTCGAGGTGCTGCGCGACGAGGATCTGGATGACCTCAAGGTCGACGCGGGCCGCCGGCTGGCATTCCACTGCCCCTGCACCCTGCAGCACGCGCAGAGACTCGGCGGCGCGGTGGAAGGCGTGCTGATCAAGCTCGGCTTCACCCTGACGCCGGTCCAGGACGCCCACTTGTGCTGCGGCTCGGCGGGCACCTACTCGATCACCGAGCCGGAGCTCGCCATGCAGTTGCGCGACAACAAGCTCAACGCCCTGGAGGCCGGCAACCCGGAGACGATCGTGACCGCCAACATCGGCTGCCAGACGCACCTCAACGGCGCGGGGCGCACGCCGGTCAGGCATTGGATAGAGATTGTCGATGAAGCGTTGCCCCCCTCGGCGGGCAACGCTTAA
- a CDS encoding GlcG/HbpS family heme-binding protein, which yields MKTKPVLTLTDVNAILDAAQKEAEANGWAVTIAVADDGGHLLGLRRLDGAAPMTPDVATQKARSAALGRKETQVFEEMINGGRNAFLSAPLSGLLTGGVPVLVDGEVAGTVGVSGVKPDQDVQIAKAGIAAVA from the coding sequence ATGAAGACCAAACCCGTACTCACCCTGACCGACGTCAACGCCATCCTCGATGCCGCTCAGAAAGAAGCGGAAGCCAACGGTTGGGCGGTAACCATCGCCGTGGCCGACGACGGCGGCCACCTGCTCGGCCTGCGCCGCCTGGACGGGGCGGCGCCGATGACGCCGGACGTGGCCACGCAGAAAGCACGCAGTGCCGCCCTTGGCCGCAAGGAGACCCAGGTCTTCGAGGAGATGATCAACGGCGGACGCAATGCCTTCCTCTCCGCGCCGCTCTCGGGCCTGCTCACCGGCGGCGTACCGGTGCTGGTCGATGGCGAGGTTGCGGGCACCGTCGGCGTCTCGGGCGTCAAGCCCGATCAGGACGTACAGATCGCCAAGGCAGGTATCGCCGCCGTTGCTTGA